One Hordeum vulgare subsp. vulgare chromosome 4H, MorexV3_pseudomolecules_assembly, whole genome shotgun sequence DNA window includes the following coding sequences:
- the LOC123448306 gene encoding splicing factor U2af large subunit B isoform X3, which produces MFPNMLPFAVGQFNPLIMQPQAMTQQHIFPQATRHARRVYVGGLPPSANEQSVAIYFNQVMAAIGGNTAGPGDAVLNVYINHDKKFAFVEMRSVEEASNAMALDGILFEGAPVKVRRPTDYNPSLAAALGPSQPSSNLNLAAVGLTPGSAGGLEGPDRIFVGGLPYYFTEAQVRELLESFGPLRGFDLVKDRETGNSKGYAFCVYQDLNVTDIACAALNGIKMGDKTLTVRRANQGSAQPRPEQENILLQAQQQVQLQKLVYQVGALPTKVVCLTQVVTADELKDDEEYEDIMEDMRLEAGKYGNLVKVVIPRPHLSGEPVSGVGKVFLEYADVDGSTKAKTAMHGRKFGGNPVVAVFYPENKFAEEDYDAAA; this is translated from the exons ATGTTCCCGAACATGCTCCCTTTTGCTGTTGGACAG TTCAACCCCCTCATCATGCAGCCACAAGCCATGACTCAACAG CATATTTTTCCTCAGGCTACTCGGCATGCTCGGCGTGTTTATGTCGGTGGTCTTCCCCCATCTGCTAATGAACAG TCTGTTGCAATATACTTTAATCAAGTCATGGCTGCTATTGGAGGAAACACTGCTGGTCCAGGTGATGCTGTTCTTAATGTGTACATAAACCATGACAAGAAATTCGCTTTTGTGGAGATGAGGTCTGTGGAGGAAGCAAGCAATGCAATGGCACTGGATGGCATTTTATTTGAAGGTGCACCAGTGAAGGTTAGGAGACCAACAGACTATAACCCTTCTCTGGCAGCTGCCCTGGGCCCCAGCCAGCCAAGCTCCAATTTGAATCTTGCTGCAGTGGGCCTAACACCAGGTTCAGCAGGAGGGTTAGAAGGCCCGGACCGTATTTTTGTGGGGGGTCTCCCCTATTACTTCACAGAGGCTCAAGTTCGGGAGCTGCTTGAATCATTTGGACCTCTTCGAGGATTTGATCTTGTGAAGGATAGGGAAACTGGTAACTCAAAGGGCTATGCGTTCTGTGTGTACCAGGACCTCAATGTCACTGACATAGCCTGCGCTGCTCTAAATGGTATCAAGATGGGAGACAAAACTCTTACGGTCAGACGAGCAAACCAGGGCTCAGCCCAACCTAGACCAGAGCAGGAAAATATCCTTTTGCAGGCACAGCAGCAGGTGCAGTTACAG AAACTTGTGTATCAAGTTGGTGCACTTCCTACAAAGGTTGTATGCCTGACCCAGGTAGTTACTGCTGATGAATTaaaagatgatgaagaatatGAGGACATTATGGAAGACATGAGGTTGGAAGCTGGGAAATATG GTAACTTGGTGAAAGTTGTCATCCCGCGCCCTCATCTGAGTGGAGAGCCAGTTTCTGGAGTTGGAAAG GTGTTCTTAGAGTATGCAGATGTTGATGGCTCCACCAAAGCAAAGACGGCGATGCATGGAAGGAAATTTGGTGGAAACCCAGTTGTTGCGGTCTTCTACCCCGAGAACAAGTTTGCTGAAGAGGACTATGATGCGGCAGCATAA